The DNA sequence CATCTCTAATAACTCTGTAGCCGCCCAACGCCTGTCTGAACAACACTTATCTGACATACCAACTATGTTTTTTCCAATAGCGTCTAGTATAGTTTTTAAGCACTTTAAGTCTGCGTGAGAGCTAGGTCTATATTTCAGTTGGTGAATCGTTTGATGATGCGGAGAACGCGCACCACAACTCCACGCGTGTGTAGCTCCGCGCGCGCGTACAAAGTGTGTAGCTCCGCGCGCGCATACAGTGTGTAGCTCCGCgcgcaaaatgtaatacaaAGTGTGATACACAAAATGTGATACAAAGTGTGATACACAAAATGTGACACAAAGTGTGATACACAAAATGTGATACAAAGCTTTGCTCTAATGctctagtgcacactagtgacataacgacataacaacataggcgcgcgcactcttttaagcccgacataacgacacggacataatgacataaaagaaaaaacagtttttttttctcttatgtcgttatgttcatgTCTTTATGTTAAGCTTctgtcaaaatgtcgaaccattcacacttgaacatatgaacataagggtgcacgcgcctatgacattatgtcgttatgtcactagtgtgcaccaggcactTACATGGCCCTTGTGTAAAAAAGTTAgtaaaaagcgaacacaaatCTGAAACTATGGCAACGCTACGCAGTGCAGATTATAATCTCCCTTTACAAATCACTGACatgatgtttatttttgttatttcgcAAAATGGATAAATTTATTTCAAACCGAAAATGAGGTTTCgcttaaaataaaatgataacaATCAAACAGGATTCGATTGATGGCTTCAAATGACAGATAATAGGGCTTTTAATAATTAACCGCATTCTGTCATCCTAGTTTGCATGCAAATACAGAACGGATGTTTAAAACTATCAACGAAAACTGTGAGTCACAGTGTCAACTTGCAGCTGAAATCACCAAGAGCTTTGCCCTTTCTAAGAACGCGGTAACACGAAGGAAATTATAAAGACCAGGCAACAGACTCCGGCAATGAAGGTCAGTAAAATGTGGGAGTTTATATGTTTTCTTTGCAACTTTATGTTACACTGTGAGTGGTAAAGTAAGCAAACTTTTGTTGGCGCCTTAAAAAACATCCGTTTAAAATTTCTTGAATTATCTGAAAAGGGAATGGTTTCGAATTAAAACAAACGTGAAGAAGTTTATATTATGAATTTGAAATTTTACCTATTTTCCTGTGAATTTACTTTCTGCATGTCTCACAGTAAAAAAATGGAgtaagaaatgatttttttaggtTGAGATTTCTCAAAGGAGCTGtgtgaacatttttttcaaacaatatcaaaatattcattttttatttaagatTAAAAAATCCCCTTGGGTTTCTATTTCTCGTTTTCTTATTATAAGTCCAGCTTGTTGACAAACATAACACGATTTTAATGACTCCAATAGCCTGCGCGAGTCATCTttctatttcctttttttacttttaaatgAAGAAATTTTACACGCAGGAAATGATCAAAATAAAGCTCATAAATCATACGGGGGAAACAAGAAAAGGCAATCTCAATTTTTGTAGTATTTAGGGTACAACTAAGTGAACAGGTGAATTTCAGCGGCGTTTTTGATGACACATCCTGAGCTGCGCTGAACAAACAAGCGTTATTATAGCATTTGGAGTTTACacgagaaaaaaagaattttctttcatttggAGTTTACacgagaaaaaaagaattttccTGTAAAATTACaggaatattgaaaaaaaaactgaaacatTCTTTATCCTAAAAATATGagttagggagtgttcattatttatggccggggaggggggtttctgtacgcccccctcccccctttgtcaatCCCAAAACTTTGTTGACCCCCCCCAGGAGATACCCAAAAACTTatttgaccccccccccctccttcttCCACAAATCCACAAAACTTCCTTTATAATACGAAATATAGATACATATAAACAAATCATGCAATGAAAAACAACAaggaaataatatttttttataaaacactTAATTTTAAACAAGTCAAATGTGGCCTTGTGGCGTTTTGAAACAATAAGAATATGTATCTATACCTATATCTATCTttgaatagaatcaaaaagcccaaattgtCGTAGTCTCGTACAACAACAATTAATAcgatacaccaaaaactggaactTGAACTCAAATTTTCGCCTTtaaagacttcttcagggcggACTGAAATAtagagtctgccctgaagaaatcttattaaagacgaaaatttggcagagtcgaattccagtttttggtgttttaTATCTATCTTTGAATACACTAAAAACTGGtgatcgactctgccaaattttcgtctttaataagacttcttcagggcagactcaagTCTCAAGACTCAAGTGAGTcaagtaagtttttttttggtgtattgtattttttcttctgGTTCAAGAACACGacaatttgggctttttgtatttattcgtATATCTATCTTTGCATGCCATATCACTAGTCcaattttatatttaattgTCCTGTGTCCTTGGTCTGATAGATCTCCCAGATCTTGTACTCGCGGGAGTATCCGAAGCAGGAACGCTCTCGCTGTCAGTGTTTTTATTGATCCTATAGGTCAAGCTTAAATGAACTACTACCGAGTAATAGATATTGATGAATTTGTCATTTGTGGAAAAGTGTTCACGGCACAACAGCAGTAAATGTAGCCAAAATATGTTATTGGCAAcgctataataataataaaaaaataagttgGGATGAAACATCAACATACCTCCATGTGGAGACggcccccctcctccccccccccccccccggccataaataatgaacactcccttataGATAATCAGTGTTTAGAGCTTATGCATAATTAGCTAAAGTGTTCACCATTTGCAGTTTGGTTTAAAATGATAGGGAACAACAACAtaaaagctttaaaaaaatgtggtCTGCGAGAGCGGTATGATAACATAGGGttacagaaaacagttttttttcccGAAGCTTATCATATCATCGCCATTATCTCAATCACTACTTATCTTTCTCGTTTGCGAACCAAAAACACAACCAAAATAATTGTAACCTCTACCAAGTCAAACCCCGTTAGAGTTTCGACCCAAGGTGAGATCAGCTTGAAATGTTTTCAAAGGGGAAAAAAATGACTTATATCTCAGTGAAGACTGCGAATTCTTCGGATAATAAACTTTAGGGGAATATCTACCGAAGGGAAAGGGAGTCGTCCTCTTGGTTTGGTGGTCTACATTTCAATTAGTCACGTCATCCTATATCGTAGTGTTACTCATGTCTATTATTGGAGCGGACTTTCCAGTGGAATGGATCCCCTagtccctccccccccccccccccccctcccattcTTCGAGACAAAAAAGGAGAAGTAAGGTCCCGCCAACCTCGTCCCcagacgccatattgaaaattacccagaagaccctagGGACGAGGTTGGGTCCCGGCGGCTTATTAGAACggtaaaaaatatgtatatatttaaaaacTCCAATATTTTAGAGCATGTTTGCCGAAAACTATGTATGTTGCTTatgtcagaaaaaaaattacttcTTCAGTTTGTATAATACAAAAGTGACTATTTTAACATGAGATTGTACACAAGAGTTTTATATTCGATTTGATATCACATTTCACCTGCAAATTTACAATGTGACCAAATACAATAATGGTTACTATGCCAATCAAGTAACGACAGAAAAGTATATTCGTAGGATAAATCTTAAACGTAAAGTCTGTAAAGTCGTAAAGGCTGTATTTTTAAACTTGCATTGAATCAAATCTCCCTCAAATTCAAGGCGTAAATTTAAGGTAAGGAGGAAAAGCTGTCTTTAATATGGCTGGTATGTTCGTTAAATTCATTGTTTAAACGCACATTGTAGACAATTTATGCGAGCTGTTTTCcacttctatttattatttcacacCTTGAGGAAACGAActctttgaataaaaataacaagctAAATAGTACGAGTTTCGATCGAATAAGGCGTTTAATCAATCTTCGTAACgtttgttttactttaagcCAAGAACATATAAATGATatatctgatttagaaattaCATCCGTAGACATCGCAAGCTCAATATTTTTCGTTTtagttttggttttatttagCATGTACTTAAACAAACACTCATTTTACActcagtttttttctttataattttACGGGATTTTTTACCACAATGCTACATTTTGAGGTAAAAGCGAGGCTAATGACGGCAAAAAACCGCTACGTTTcactaaaaaaatgaaagcgTAAGAGATTTGTAGCTTTTTCAAACTCCTTTTTAACCATAAAAGCTGACCTCCTAGACAGTTTCCTAGTGAAACcagttgaaaaaaatacaaccatTCGCTACAGGCTAGGGTATATGCTAATTGCCATCGTCATTTCCAATTTAAATTCTCAAACccataattattattttttttatatattttcatttcatttgaAACTTGACTTTCGATGGCCTAACATAAATGATTTAATTACGCCCAGTAACGAAGATATCGAATCTAGTCTATTCTAGACTTCTAGTTTTAACGTTAGTGCTGTGTTTGGTGTTTGTCATGCATTTTGAGCAGATATGATGCAAATTTAATCTGGACGTTATAAAGCTAATTTACACTTCATTATCGATTCGTAAAAAAAGAACTCGGAATACATGGATAAAGAGCGGGGCAATATATTACAAAACATCGTTATGATACCCGAATAATCTTGCGCGAATATTGCCTACATTCGCGGCATAGCTGTATTCCCCTTGTTTTGGTTTGAAAAACGACTTAGTCTATACTGCCTATTTCGTTTATCAACAAGGTAAGGTTAACATGGAGAAGAGTAACACTTAGGGTTAAATCGCTATTTATCTTTTGTAacttatttgaaaacaaatatggGCAACTGTTTTTCATTGTTTAAAGCCAACTGGAAGATCGCCGAGAAGGCCTGGACCGAAGCTAGTGTCACAAGCTCGGGTAATAGACGCATTTATGGATATTAATTGATAATCTAATGCCACCCGCAATTCCCTGTCACCAGAACTCATCTACCCTCTATTCCAAAAAAGATGGCACTGGGAAACCATGTGTCGCAGCCCGCAGTGATTCACGGGTAACGTATAGATGGCTGAACAAACTGGTCTCTGAAAGTCATGTGAATGTTCACGGCAGACGAACTAGAATACTTTAGTTCTTCAAACCTGGAATTGCTTTTATTTACCCTTTTATATTCACTTATTTGTTTGATGTTGATTTtccaaccttatttaaaataggtCTATAGGGGTTTTAATAAAACGCAGAAGAATTTAGCCAATACGTGGTCCCCGGGGGGAGGGgttcttcccatgtcgacCTGATAGGGGCGCTCTTCGTATTTTGTAGGGGTCGAAATCGGGCCTCGGGTatattttaggggggggggggggggggggcgagaaaaaaggcttttctcttagaaatggtatcTCTAGGGCTTCTTTGGTATTattagggtagcaatttttggtcgTTCAGGTATTTTTAGTGGTATTTATCGAATTttccgacgagcatccctatcacttttcccttggaccccccccccccccccccccccgtggcCCTTTGGCGTCATCATCCGAATATATAGGATAATTGAGTAAATTTCTTATTTATATTTCTCTGTGGGCATCCGCTCGCGTTTCCGTTTACCAcaatacaaataaataaattgacTAATATTGCGCTTATTTAATTTTCTAAGAGATAAAATGTTCTTATCTCCTTTTACCGTCACGTACAATCTAAAAACAACTTCCCAGATATTTCTTTAAGAGGGTGAattgtaaaacaaatacacTTTTGGTATGCAGAATAACATTAAGGGATGCAGTTGTTTATCTTAAAAAAGGTCAAGCAGTGTTTTTGATGAATTaagtaattattttgtttgaacacgAGTGTGGGTGTGTTGAATATGGTTAATATGAGCGGCTTGAAATCCGGTAACATTTAGAGGAATATCAGGGAAATAATCAAGAGGGTGACTTAACCGCATTATGTTTCACATGCGATTAAATCAAGATTGAAATTCCTGAAAGGTTAAACTAGTCTTAAAAAGCGACCCGGCCAAAAAGTAGAGGACAGAACTAGAAGGAAATATACAGAACCAAGAAAACTTGAGAGTTCCCAACTGATAAGAGTAGCAACACTTGTCGTTAGTAGCACGATGGAGAAATTCCTCAAAGAAAACCCGCACATTGTCAAGCTAACTCGTAATGAAAATGTCCATTTGACTTCACAGGGAAAAGCCGTGTCTCATACGAACCTCTTGATTCACCTGAACCGCGTGTTAAAAAAGTACGAGGATGAGAAGAAAGTCATGAATGAAGACGAGGAGTCAACAGCCTTGCAAGCGGATGACCTACAGGAGAAGATCTACCGCCTCGACAGAGCCGACCGAGACACGGAGGTTCAAGAAGCATGTCAAGTTCTTGATTTAGACTCTAAGGAGGAGTTTTTCAGGAGATGCGAGAATTTGGGAATTCCGCCATTCGCGATGACGTATTTTTTAGACAACATGGCGCGTTATGTCACTGAGCTGGTTATGAGAAATCTAGGGATAGCTCCTGAAGGCGCGGCTGCTGTGGCGGAgattttggcgggaaattcGAGTGTGCGCGTGCTTGATTTGTCAGTGAATGGAATCCAAAACAAAGGAGCATTTGCTGTGGCGCAATTACTGGAGCACAATCAATGGATCACGGACCTCAACATCTCTGAGAATAATCTCTCTAAATCAGGCCTCGACTCAATAGGAAACATGCTTATTTTGAATAACACTTTGACTTGTCTGGATGTTTCTAGAAATAGTTTCACGTGTGACGACATTCATTTCCTTACGAACGTTTTACAGACTGCGGACGCTCTACTTTTTTTAGACTTGCGCCATAATGCCTTCAAGGAAAAGGCAGGGCTGTACTTAGGCGAAATGGTCAAGAAAAATACCTCGTTGCGTGAACTGTACATAGGATGGAACCACTTTGGTGACGAGGGCGCCAAGCACTTATGCGCGGGTTTACAAGAAAATCGTTCGCTAGAAATACTTGATATCTGCTGGAATGAAATCGGTCGTGATGGTGCTGGCTACATTGCAGAATTCATAGAAAATAACGGCAGATTGGTCGAGTTAAATCTCGATAACAACCACATCACTGATCATGGTTTGCGCAGCATCGCGAGGGGGCTCGAAGTTAACGAAACACTGAGGCTTCTAAAAGTGGGCTTCAATTTGATAACCTCTAGTGGAGCTTGCAAGATTCTAGAGTGTCTTTGCTTAAATCCTCATTCAGCCCTTGAGACCTTGCACCTAGCGGAGGTTGAAGTGACGTCTGCTTTTGAGGACTTGTTTTGGCGGGTGAAGGTTAAGAAGCCTTTGTTCCGCGTACTTGAGATGAGCTCGCCCGGTGGCGATCATTACCACTTTCAGAAGCCTCCAAGTGCACTTGCGATGTTGGATGACTATCTACAGCGGAACGGGTTTAGCAACGAGACAGATGAGCAAACTTCTTGAGTTGACCAATAGGCGACTTGAACTAAGACACCACGTGACTTTTTTGGGTAGCAAACTTTTCGTGCTCCGGCTTTttgcggcaaaataacaaaaactaataatcaacttattcagcgcttaggAATTAGCCAGAAAGTTTCAATATCAGAGAGGACTAATATTTATTGAAAGATTATTATTTTCGTCTCTCTTTTGCGTGGTGGCCGTGTTTATTTTGGAGCAAGTTTGCAAGATCGACTATAAAATTAAAGTTGTGTTTTATACGAACTTTCATAAAAGGATGATTCCGTCATGTTTTGGTACGCATTAAAGCATTACTTTAACCACGTTGGTGACTTGTGAAGTTCTTGTCAATAAGACAGTACGTTCTTTGCACCCTTTTTGACTACCTCCTGAAACTTTCTTTTTCCAAATCCTCATTCGGCGCTTAGGACCTTCTATTTGAGGACTTGTTTTATCCGTTTGCTCCTTGTGACGGGTTGCCTGTGTTGTACGCTCCTAATGATGGATTACTTGTGCTGCGTTGTATGCTCTTATTGATAGACTACCTGTGccgtacgctcctagtgactGGATTGAATTCAagggtatatatttttcagagggggtggggttgtTAACAGGAAAATTATACGTTCGTGCTTGCTCGGATgaacttttattaaaaaacGTGAAACTGCTTTACAGCACCTCTAAACTATATTCCATTATAATGCCTTATTTTGTAACTTGTTTCCTAAAAAATAGTGTGTGCATTGGCTATAGGAGGCACTTAGTCCTTTGAACAAATATAAAGATAATACGCTTACAAATTCATAtatgaaaatggaaaatgcgTGTGAATAAGACTCTTTGCAGATAGAAATAGAGCCTATTCCCTTTCACGCCAAATTATGCGCATCTTTCTATTTTGCTCTTTCTTTTTtgactttttttctctctttcatTCTCCCTCTCCATTCCCTCTATGTCTCGGTCTccctttcctttgcctttgTCTTCCATACCTTTGTCTTCCATGACGCCATGTGGTTCCATGCCTTTGTCTTCCATGACGCCATGTGGCCGCCATCTAATTCACCCTATTTTGTCTTGTTTCCTCTCTATCTACCTCTCATCGTGGTTGTAATCACCCTATTTTGTCTTGTTCTCTCTCTATCTACCTCTCATCGTGGTTCTAAATCTCTCTATTTACCTCTCATTCCCTCTTTCGCTTTCTAGTTTTGTTTACACTCGTCTTTATTGCGAGCATTCGATCTCTCTCTCCTCGCCTCCTCTCTCTTCGTGCTCGGGCTCGGGCTACTCTGCACTTCATTGCTGTTGATGTCCGCTCGGATTTTCTCGTCAGCAGGGGGTGTTCGGGAGTCACGATTACTGCTTGTCCGGGAGCTGTATCGAGTCGATTTGTCATCGGTATCACGAGTGCTTCTCGAGCTGTAGCGGGATGTTTCGCGGTTTTTGTCGCGGCTAATATCCTGGTCGGACGTGACTCGTGAGCTGTACCGACTTGAACTGCGGCTTGCTGttccacaaaaaaaatatattctattGTTATTACATTATATTATATGCTACAACACTGATTGGATGTTAGCTATGGTGAATCATAAGACATACCACGGGGCTCGCCATTCACTAAATGTGAATGGATCACTAAAAGtttaatttaaaaagcaaaagataCGAAAAAGCTGGGCCCAAACTCACGAAATAGGGATCTCAATATAGTCTATGAAAAAAATTTTCCCATCCTCACAAAAGCGCACGACAATTATCGTAGTTATATAAGAGTAAAACCAccattgtttgtttgtttttgttttcaaatgtaAGCGACAAGAAAGGAGAGGCTGATCTACATTCTTTAATTACCGAATCGATCTTTGTCTAATTCAGTCTCATTCCGTCTTGTGCTTTCTCTTTGATCATATTTGCTGGAGTCCAAGGATTTGCGTTCACTCTCTGTGCGCTTTACATCTTTGCCCTTCTCGATGGAGATGGAGCTGATATCGCTCAATTCTTTCCTGTAAATTGAGTAAGGAAAGAACCATTATTCCACCTGGATCTGGTGGATCGCTATTTAAAGCTAACAAAGTGTAAAGAAGTACTTTTAAAATTAGGAGACTTAAAGGAACAATCCAGGTAGACAACAAGCATTTGATGCATTATAAGCAGCATCAGGCCCGTAtactggggggtgggggaaggggtagTGTTGCGTTCGACTCAAGCCAAGATTCGCGGCTGAGTGGAAACGTGGCTGGTACTAATTAAAGTATGTAACTGAAATACTGATATGGAGCCCtaaagaaccccccccccccttccccaacCCCTCTCTTACGGCCTGAGTAGAATGTGTTTGGAAAACTATTGTCAAAGACATTACCTGCTGGAGACGTCGGTATAGCTCACATACATGGAATGCGGCCTCTGCTGTGTGTGCCTCTGCTTGTCCACATCAAAGATCAGAGTCGTGGATGCGTGCTCTTGTGGCAACGATTGTCGCTCTCGCAGATCTCTCATTTCATTCTCGTACTTGCTTATAGAAATCTCCAGTTGTTCTATCTTGTCCTGTTTGATCTCGTTGTCATTCTTCAGCTCTGCTATCTGCAGCTCGTAGCGGTCATTAATCTCGTACAGCTTGCTCTTCTGAGAGATGTTCTCTTCTCGCAGCTCTATGATCTCTTTCTGTAGTGTATCGTTTTCTTTGGTGTATTCTACTCCAGTTTGCTTGGCAAATTCAAGATCTTTCTTCAGGTTATCAAGCTCAATCTCCAGGGATGTCTTCTCAGCGCGGAGGTCCTCAATCACCAGGGCCTTGGCCTTATCAGCCTTGCGGTATATCTCACTTTTATCCTTTATTTCTATCAAATGCGTCTCGATATCTTTTGACCCCTGTCCAAGACCATCGCTATACTCGTTCAGCTTACGCTTCAGTTGTGCGATTTCTTCATCCTTGTCTTGCGCCTGGCCTTGCAGAGTCGTGATTCGTTTTTCTAGTGAGTTAATCCGGGCACTCATTTCCGAGTTTTGCTTGTCTCCTTGATTGTCAGACTCTCTGGATGTTCCTAGCTTAAGCATCAGATCCCTTATTTCTTCCTCCAATTCTTGAATCCTTTTCTTCGCTCTGTCGAGTTCATGTTCTACCTCCTGCACTCGTGCGTTGTGTGCAATCACCTCCTCTCTCAAATCAACATTCCATTTCTCCATTTTTTTGTACTTCGTTTCTAATTCTCCAAAGTTTTCTTCAACGCTCTTGCGTTGAATTTCAAGCTCTGCTATTCTTTTCTGTAGCTCAATGTTTTCTCTTTGAATCTCGCTGTCTCCTCTGCGACCCCTTCGTTTGACGACTTCTGTCGGACGTTGCCCCATCTTTGTTATCTCTCGTTCGTATTCTGCCATCTTCTTCAGTCCCGCAGCAATCTGTGCTTTCAGATCTTTATTCTCCAGAAGAACAGTCTCATTTTCTTGTCTCAGCGTCTGATTGTCGGTTCTCTGTTGGATGTAGTCCTTGTTGTTGAGATCACGTTCATAGAGAGCATTATCTCGCTCCGTCTGCAAGCTTTTGATTTCCATCTCGAGTGTGCT is a window from the Nematostella vectensis chromosome 9, jaNemVect1.1, whole genome shotgun sequence genome containing:
- the LOC5511014 gene encoding leucine-rich repeat-containing protein 74B isoform X3: MKGKAVSHTNLLIHLNRVLKKYEDEKKVMNEDEESTALQADDLQEKIYRLDRADRDTEVQEACQVLDLDSKEEFFRRCENLGIPPFAMTYFLDNMARYVTELVMRNLGIAPEGAAAVAEILAGNSSVRVLDLSVNGIQNKGAFAVAQLLEHNQWITDLNISENNLSKSGLDSIGNMLILNNTLTCLDVSRNSFTCDDIHFLTNVLQTADALLFLDLRHNAFKEKAGLYLGEMVKKNTSLRELYIGWNHFGDEGAKHLCAGLQENRSLEILDICWNEIGRDGAGYIAEFIENNGRLVELNLDNNHITDHGLRSIARGLEVNETLRLLKVGFNLITSSGACKILECLCLNPHSALETLHLAEVEVTSAFEDLFWRVKVKKPLFRVLEMSSPGGDHYHFQKPPSALAMLDDYLQRNGFSNETDEQTS
- the LOC5511014 gene encoding leucine-rich repeat-containing protein 74B isoform X2 is translated as MKPTGRSPRRPGPKLVSQARGKAVSHTNLLIHLNRVLKKYEDEKKVMNEDEESTALQADDLQEKIYRLDRADRDTEVQEACQVLDLDSKEEFFRRCENLGIPPFAMTYFLDNMARYVTELVMRNLGIAPEGAAAVAEILAGNSSVRVLDLSVNGIQNKGAFAVAQLLEHNQWITDLNISENNLSKSGLDSIGNMLILNNTLTCLDVSRNSFTCDDIHFLTNVLQTADALLFLDLRHNAFKEKAGLYLGEMVKKNTSLRELYIGWNHFGDEGAKHLCAGLQENRSLEILDICWNEIGRDGAGYIAEFIENNGRLVELNLDNNHITDHGLRSIARGLEVNETLRLLKVGFNLITSSGACKILECLCLNPHSALETLHLAEVEVTSAFEDLFWRVKVKKPLFRVLEMSSPGGDHYHFQKPPSALAMLDDYLQRNGFSNETDEQTS
- the LOC5511014 gene encoding leucine-rich repeat-containing protein 74B isoform X1, with protein sequence MPPAIPCHQNSSTLYSKKDGTGKPCVAARSDSRGKAVSHTNLLIHLNRVLKKYEDEKKVMNEDEESTALQADDLQEKIYRLDRADRDTEVQEACQVLDLDSKEEFFRRCENLGIPPFAMTYFLDNMARYVTELVMRNLGIAPEGAAAVAEILAGNSSVRVLDLSVNGIQNKGAFAVAQLLEHNQWITDLNISENNLSKSGLDSIGNMLILNNTLTCLDVSRNSFTCDDIHFLTNVLQTADALLFLDLRHNAFKEKAGLYLGEMVKKNTSLRELYIGWNHFGDEGAKHLCAGLQENRSLEILDICWNEIGRDGAGYIAEFIENNGRLVELNLDNNHITDHGLRSIARGLEVNETLRLLKVGFNLITSSGACKILECLCLNPHSALETLHLAEVEVTSAFEDLFWRVKVKKPLFRVLEMSSPGGDHYHFQKPPSALAMLDDYLQRNGFSNETDEQTS
- the LOC5511014 gene encoding leucine-rich repeat-containing protein 74A isoform X4 codes for the protein MNEDEESTALQADDLQEKIYRLDRADRDTEVQEACQVLDLDSKEEFFRRCENLGIPPFAMTYFLDNMARYVTELVMRNLGIAPEGAAAVAEILAGNSSVRVLDLSVNGIQNKGAFAVAQLLEHNQWITDLNISENNLSKSGLDSIGNMLILNNTLTCLDVSRNSFTCDDIHFLTNVLQTADALLFLDLRHNAFKEKAGLYLGEMVKKNTSLRELYIGWNHFGDEGAKHLCAGLQENRSLEILDICWNEIGRDGAGYIAEFIENNGRLVELNLDNNHITDHGLRSIARGLEVNETLRLLKVGFNLITSSGACKILECLCLNPHSALETLHLAEVEVTSAFEDLFWRVKVKKPLFRVLEMSSPGGDHYHFQKPPSALAMLDDYLQRNGFSNETDEQTS